One genomic region from Sphingobacteriales bacterium encodes:
- a CDS encoding proline dehydrogenase family protein, producing the protein MVDFNNTQTAFAYKSNRELIRDYQIFRLINVGWLVDIGTKTASRMMDMGIKTPVAMGMRPTIYAVFCGGDSLELATKKINHLYEYGVRSILDYGVEGKESEEDFQRTEDAIRQAIFFAKNYNAVDIVCSKFTGLIPLSILERLHAKETLSPTERPVFETAKSRIYNLAQLAHDNNVSLFVDAEESWIQQPLDDLTWDLMSKFNKEKPIIYNTVQLYRKDRLQFFKEQAEKAKQAGFIYAVKLVRGAYMEKEEIRASKMGYDNPIQISKSHTDNDYNEAVKYAIENIGHVAICVATHNEESTLLAIQLMQQGNLSNNHPHIHFSQLLGMSDHITFNLAKKGYNTSKYMPYGPVKDVIPYLIRRAQENTSVSGQMGRELKLLKQEVRRRKLFIL; encoded by the coding sequence ATCGTGGATTTCAATAATACACAAACCGCATTTGCATACAAATCCAATCGGGAGCTTATCCGTGATTATCAGATTTTTCGTCTGATAAATGTCGGCTGGCTGGTGGATATAGGAACGAAGACAGCCTCCCGAATGATGGATATGGGTATCAAAACGCCGGTTGCAATGGGCATGCGTCCCACCATTTATGCCGTGTTTTGTGGCGGTGATTCCCTGGAGCTGGCGACTAAAAAAATCAATCATCTGTATGAATATGGCGTGCGGAGTATTTTGGATTACGGAGTGGAGGGGAAGGAAAGCGAGGAAGATTTCCAGCGTACTGAGGATGCTATCCGGCAGGCCATTTTTTTTGCAAAAAACTACAATGCGGTAGATATAGTCTGTTCTAAATTTACGGGACTGATACCATTGTCCATTCTGGAAAGGTTACATGCCAAAGAAACATTATCTCCCACGGAACGGCCTGTTTTTGAAACGGCAAAAAGCCGTATTTATAATCTGGCACAATTGGCTCATGACAATAACGTCAGCCTGTTTGTGGATGCCGAAGAAAGCTGGATACAGCAGCCACTGGATGATTTGACCTGGGATCTGATGTCTAAATTCAACAAGGAAAAACCTATCATTTACAATACGGTCCAGTTGTACAGAAAAGACAGGCTGCAGTTTTTCAAAGAACAGGCTGAAAAGGCGAAACAGGCAGGATTCATCTATGCCGTTAAACTGGTACGGGGAGCCTATATGGAAAAGGAAGAAATACGCGCTTCGAAAATGGGGTATGACAATCCGATACAGATTTCAAAGAGCCATACGGATAATGATTATAACGAAGCGGTAAAATATGCAATCGAAAATATAGGACATGTTGCCATCTGCGTGGCCACACACAATGAAGAGAGTACCTTACTGGCTATTCAGCTAATGCAGCAGGGCAACTTATCCAATAATCACCCGCATATTCATTTCTCCCAGCTGCTGGGGATGAGCGACCATATCACCTTTAACCTGGCGAAAAAAGGCTACAATACCAGTAAATATATGCCTTACGGCCCGGTGAAAGATGTCATCCCTTACCTGATACGAAGGGCACAGGAAAATACCAGTGTTTCCGGGCAAATGGGGCGCGAACTGAAACTGCTGAAGCAGGAAGTCCGGCGGAGGAAATTATTTATACTTTGA
- a CDS encoding shikimate dehydrogenase, whose translation MKQYGLIGFPLSHSFSKGYFKEKFEREKITDAVYDVFPLERMELFRHLCEREENLAGLNVTIPYKEQIIPYLDELDEEAKAIGAVNTIKFTKGKKIGYNSDGFGFEKSLQPLLKPQHTAALILGTGGASKAVVYVLQKLGIPFQFISRNKSKNTITYQELDDAVVRESTLIVNCSPVGMHPHTQEAPDIPYQVLTDKHLLYDLIYNPDETLFLKYGKMRHAQTKNGLEMLYLQAERSWEIWNR comes from the coding sequence ATGAAGCAGTACGGATTGATCGGTTTCCCTTTGTCGCATTCATTTTCCAAAGGGTATTTCAAGGAGAAATTTGAACGGGAAAAGATTACTGATGCGGTGTACGATGTATTCCCGCTGGAGAGAATGGAACTGTTCAGGCATTTGTGCGAGCGGGAAGAAAATCTGGCAGGGCTGAATGTCACCATTCCGTATAAGGAACAAATCATTCCTTATTTAGATGAACTCGATGAAGAGGCGAAAGCTATCGGAGCAGTGAATACCATCAAATTTACAAAGGGCAAAAAAATCGGATATAACTCGGATGGCTTTGGATTTGAAAAGAGTTTACAGCCTTTATTGAAACCACAGCATACTGCCGCATTGATACTTGGTACCGGTGGTGCAAGCAAAGCTGTCGTGTATGTTCTGCAAAAACTGGGCATTCCGTTTCAGTTTATATCGAGGAATAAATCAAAAAACACGATCACTTATCAGGAACTGGACGATGCAGTTGTTCGGGAATCAACACTCATTGTCAATTGTTCTCCGGTAGGTATGCATCCACATACGCAAGAGGCGCCGGATATTCCTTATCAGGTCCTTACAGACAAGCATTTGTTATACGATCTGATTTATAATCCGGATGAAACGCTCTTTTTAAAATATGGGAAGATGCGACATGCGCAAACAAAAAACGGATTGGAAATGTTATACCTGCAGGCTGAACGAAGCTGGGAAATCTGGAACCGGTAA
- a CDS encoding tetratricopeptide repeat protein translates to MSSFEFENEDDPINVSELVAQYEQSIQGAQTPFFDQDDYEVIIEYYEDMGRFDNALEVAEQSLLQHPYSSILLLKKAQIYFELKQLDIALDTLDKAEIYDSTEIGIGLLRAEIFTFQSRYKEAVFILQELLEKADKEDLPDVYLQMCDVYEDWEKYYEVYNCLIECLRIEPNNEEALNRLNYCIEITDRYEESIPLHLRLIDLNPYNQFAWYNLACSYRGCDEYEKAIDAFEYVLAINDDADFVYQDIAELHFKKKNFTRSLEVIKEMCETFEADDEIFFLQGKCHEALGNMKMARYCYRKAVHDNPSLSEAYFRIGETYKQEGLWEQAYKSFQKANELEKEQYDFCLAMAEAALEIGETEVSIDACETAIDIFVKRYEAYYILSRIMADSGDLETARQILLKGTEVCKTTVELNFALAALAFLENKNKEGEVLLRELLQSNFTSHELLFDFSEKLKDNLQIHAIIAEYN, encoded by the coding sequence ATGAGTAGCTTTGAATTTGAAAATGAAGACGATCCCATCAACGTATCTGAGTTAGTAGCCCAATACGAACAATCCATACAGGGCGCTCAAACGCCCTTCTTTGATCAGGATGACTATGAAGTCATTATTGAATATTATGAAGATATGGGGCGATTTGATAATGCACTTGAAGTTGCGGAACAATCGCTGCTGCAGCATCCCTATTCTTCCATTCTGCTGCTGAAGAAGGCGCAGATTTATTTTGAACTGAAGCAACTGGACATCGCCCTGGATACATTGGATAAAGCGGAAATTTATGACAGTACCGAAATAGGCATTGGACTGCTGAGGGCTGAAATATTTACATTCCAGTCACGCTATAAGGAGGCGGTCTTTATCCTCCAGGAATTGCTGGAAAAAGCGGATAAAGAGGATTTACCGGATGTTTATCTTCAAATGTGTGATGTGTATGAAGACTGGGAGAAATATTATGAAGTCTATAACTGTCTCATCGAATGCCTCAGGATAGAACCGAATAATGAAGAAGCACTGAATCGTTTGAATTACTGCATCGAGATTACCGACCGGTATGAAGAAAGCATTCCGCTGCATCTGCGTTTGATTGATTTGAATCCGTATAATCAGTTTGCATGGTATAACCTGGCTTGTTCGTATCGCGGATGTGATGAGTACGAAAAGGCGATAGATGCTTTTGAGTATGTATTGGCCATTAACGATGACGCTGATTTTGTCTACCAGGATATCGCTGAACTGCATTTCAAAAAAAAGAATTTTACCAGGTCATTGGAGGTCATCAAAGAAATGTGCGAAACCTTTGAGGCGGATGACGAAATATTTTTCCTGCAGGGGAAATGCCATGAAGCGCTGGGCAATATGAAAATGGCGCGTTACTGTTACCGCAAGGCGGTACATGATAATCCATCCTTGTCAGAAGCCTATTTCAGAATAGGAGAGACGTACAAACAGGAAGGACTGTGGGAGCAGGCTTACAAATCCTTTCAAAAAGCCAATGAACTGGAAAAAGAACAGTATGATTTCTGTCTGGCGATGGCGGAAGCCGCATTGGAGATCGGAGAAACCGAAGTGTCTATCGATGCCTGTGAAACGGCAATTGATATCTTTGTAAAACGGTATGAAGCGTATTATATACTTTCCAGGATTATGGCGGACAGCGGCGATCTGGAAACAGCCAGACAAATTCTGCTGAAAGGCACAGAGGTTTGCAAAACCACCGTCGAACTCAATTTTGCATTAGCGGCGCTCGCATTTTTAGAAAATAAAAACAAGGAAGGAGAAGTGTTGCTGAGAGAATTGCTGCAAAGTAATTTCACTTCCCATGAATTGTTATTTGATTTTTCTGAAAAGCTGAAGGATAACCTTCAGATTCATGCAATCATCGCAGAATATAATTAA